One region of Catenuloplanes indicus genomic DNA includes:
- a CDS encoding glutathione S-transferase family protein — translation MATESQQGVYVNPTGEFDRDQRYITTRITRDGAEGWPVEPGRYRLIVSRACPWANRSIIVRRLLGLEDVISMGIAGPTHDARSWTFDLDPGGVDPVLKIERLQEAFFKRVPDYPRGITVPAIVDVPTGQVVTNDFPQITLDMSLEWAQFHRPGAPMLYPEDLRTEIDEVNRRVFKEVNNGVYRCGFAGTQEAYESAYTRLFDTLDWLSSRLESQRYLVGDTITEADVRLFTTLARFDAVYHGHFKCNRSKLSEMPVLWAYARDLFQTPGFGDTTDFVHIKRHYYEVHRDINPTGIVPAGPDLSNWLTPHGRESLGGRPFGDGTPPGPPSAAETVPAGHNPLSA, via the coding sequence ATGGCTACCGAGTCGCAGCAGGGCGTCTACGTCAACCCCACCGGCGAGTTCGACCGCGACCAGCGGTACATCACCACCCGGATCACCCGCGACGGCGCCGAGGGCTGGCCGGTCGAACCCGGTCGTTACCGCCTGATCGTCAGCCGCGCGTGCCCGTGGGCCAACCGGTCGATCATCGTCCGCCGCCTCCTCGGTCTCGAGGACGTCATCTCGATGGGCATCGCCGGCCCGACCCACGACGCCCGCAGCTGGACGTTCGACCTCGACCCCGGCGGCGTCGACCCGGTCCTCAAGATCGAGCGCCTCCAGGAGGCGTTCTTCAAGCGCGTCCCGGACTACCCCCGCGGCATCACGGTGCCGGCCATCGTCGACGTCCCCACCGGCCAGGTCGTGACGAACGACTTCCCCCAGATCACGCTGGACATGTCGCTGGAGTGGGCGCAGTTCCACCGCCCCGGCGCACCGATGCTCTACCCCGAGGACCTGCGCACCGAGATCGACGAGGTCAATCGCCGGGTGTTCAAGGAGGTGAACAACGGCGTCTACCGCTGCGGTTTCGCCGGCACCCAGGAGGCCTACGAGTCCGCCTACACCCGTCTCTTCGACACGCTGGACTGGCTGTCGTCCCGGCTGGAGTCACAGCGCTACCTGGTCGGCGACACCATCACCGAGGCCGACGTGCGCCTGTTCACCACGCTGGCCCGCTTCGACGCGGTCTACCACGGTCACTTCAAGTGCAACCGCAGCAAACTCTCCGAGATGCCGGTGCTGTGGGCCTATGCCCGCGACCTCTTCCAGACCCCCGGCTTCGGCGACACCACCGACTTCGTCCACATCAAGCGCCACTACTACGAGGTCCACCGCGACATCAACCCCACCGGCATCGTCCCGGCCGGTCCCGACCTCTCCAACTGGCTCACCCCGCACGGCCGCGAGTCACTCGGCGGCCGCCCCTTCGGCGACGGCACCCCTCCCGGGCCGCCCTCGGCCGCGGAGACCGTCCCCGCCGGACACAACCCACTGTCCGCCTGA
- a CDS encoding discoidin domain-containing protein, with protein MPPPRWRAAGIAAAVAALLGGYLVVAGPAARAGVPARAETLLSQGRPVTASSTESGAFPASAAVDGDAGTRWSSAAADPQWLRVDLGASVTISRVALRWEAAYASAFQLQTSADGNAWTTIHGASQQAGGDQSIAVTGTGRYLRLLATARATQWGVSLWEFQAFGDGGTAGTSTLLSYRKPGTASTSQSDGSCWECTPDKAFDNDPASRWATSAANGWVDPGWIAVDLGATAQIQRVVLQWDPAYATAYQIQTSADGTAWTSVYSTTAGRGFKETLTVSGTGRYVRVYGTARSNGYGYSLHEFQVYGTGGDPVPLPPQPADPVFPATRLVWSDEFTGAAGGKPDPAKWTIDPGTGQNNEVQFYTNNENASLDGTGVLVLEARRQTAGGRDYTSHRMNTSNTFHVQYGRIEARVKVPKGNGLWPAFWMMGADFLTGRPWPYNGEIDIMEVLGRNTSEAYSTLHAPAYNGAAGYGQKYATVDLSQDFHVWAAEWDSKGIRFFLDGRLVFTADKATVESTRGPWVFDHQFYLILNLAVGGDFPGPVDATTPFPSRMYVDYVRVYQ; from the coding sequence ATGCCCCCACCCCGATGGCGCGCGGCCGGGATCGCCGCTGCCGTCGCCGCCCTGCTCGGCGGCTACCTCGTCGTCGCCGGCCCGGCCGCCCGGGCCGGCGTGCCCGCCCGAGCGGAGACGCTGCTGTCCCAGGGCCGGCCGGTCACCGCCTCGTCCACCGAGTCCGGCGCGTTCCCGGCGAGTGCGGCCGTGGACGGGGACGCCGGCACCCGCTGGTCGTCCGCGGCCGCGGACCCGCAATGGCTGCGCGTCGACCTGGGCGCGTCCGTCACGATCAGCCGGGTCGCGCTGCGCTGGGAGGCGGCGTACGCGTCCGCGTTCCAGCTCCAGACCAGCGCGGACGGCAACGCCTGGACCACGATCCACGGCGCGAGTCAGCAGGCCGGCGGGGATCAGAGCATCGCGGTCACCGGCACCGGACGTTACCTGCGGCTGCTCGCCACGGCCCGGGCCACGCAGTGGGGCGTCTCGCTGTGGGAGTTCCAGGCGTTCGGCGACGGCGGCACGGCGGGCACGTCCACGCTGCTGTCGTACCGGAAGCCGGGCACCGCGTCGACCAGCCAGAGCGACGGCAGCTGCTGGGAGTGCACGCCGGACAAGGCCTTCGACAACGACCCGGCGAGCCGGTGGGCGACCAGCGCGGCGAACGGCTGGGTCGACCCGGGCTGGATCGCGGTCGACCTGGGTGCCACCGCGCAGATCCAGCGGGTGGTGCTGCAGTGGGACCCGGCGTACGCCACCGCGTACCAGATCCAGACCAGCGCCGACGGCACCGCGTGGACCAGCGTCTACTCGACCACGGCCGGGCGCGGCTTCAAGGAGACGCTGACCGTCAGCGGCACCGGGCGGTACGTGCGGGTCTACGGCACCGCGCGGTCGAACGGTTACGGCTACTCGCTCCACGAGTTCCAGGTGTACGGCACCGGCGGCGACCCGGTACCGCTCCCGCCGCAGCCGGCCGACCCGGTCTTCCCGGCGACCCGGCTGGTCTGGTCGGACGAGTTCACCGGCGCCGCGGGCGGCAAGCCGGACCCGGCGAAGTGGACGATCGACCCGGGCACCGGGCAGAACAACGAGGTCCAGTTCTACACGAACAACGAGAACGCGTCGCTGGACGGCACCGGCGTGCTGGTCCTGGAGGCGCGGCGGCAGACCGCGGGCGGCCGTGACTACACCTCGCACCGGATGAACACCAGCAACACGTTCCATGTGCAGTACGGCCGGATCGAGGCGCGGGTCAAGGTGCCGAAGGGCAACGGGCTGTGGCCGGCGTTCTGGATGATGGGCGCGGACTTCCTCACCGGGCGGCCGTGGCCGTACAACGGCGAGATCGACATCATGGAGGTCCTCGGCCGCAACACCTCCGAGGCGTACTCCACGCTGCACGCACCGGCCTACAACGGTGCCGCCGGGTACGGGCAGAAATACGCCACCGTGGACCTGTCGCAGGACTTCCACGTCTGGGCCGCGGAGTGGGACAGCAAGGGCATCCGCTTCTTCCTGGACGGACGGCTGGTCTTCACGGCCGACAAGGCGACGGTCGAGTCCACGCGTGGCCCGTGGGTCTTCGACCACCAGTTCTACCTGATCCTCAACCTCGCGGTCGGCGGTGACTTCCCCGGCCCGGTGGACGCCACCACGCCGTTCCCGTCCCGGATGTACGTCGACTACGTCCGCGTCTACCAGTAA